In Pseudomonadaceae bacterium SI-3, the sequence CATGCTGGCGGACATGCACACCCGGTTGAATGCCGCGCGCCTGTTGATCCTGCATGCCGCGCGCCTGCGCAGCGCCAACCTGCCCTGCCTGTCCGAGGCGTCCCAGGCCAAGCTGTTCGCCTCGGAAGTTGCCGAATACGTGTGTTCAAAGGCCATGCAGATCCACGGCGGCTACGGCTACCTGGAGGACTACCCCGTCGAGCGTTATTACCGGGATGCGCGCATCACCCAGATATATGAAGGATCGAGCGAAATTCAGCGGCTGTTGATTGCGAGGGAGTTGAATAACTACGGGTTGTGATCAACCCCTATAAGCGTGAAGGCAGCATCAGGTTTTGTCAGGGATCAGCTGATCCCTGAAGTTTCCGCGGACGGCAATTCATGAGCCGCCTGATTGTCTTCGCTATCACCTGCTCTTGTAGGAGCCAGCTTGCTGGCGATCAAAGACCCGACTATCAGAGAAGCTGAAGAACGAAACACCCCGAGGCAGTAATCCCGAGCGAGATGGCGGCAAGCGCGACCGCTATCCAGACAACAATAAAAAGGATACGACGATGCTCAAAGGTACGATGCAGCAGACCCCGCTGATGATCAGCGGCATCCTGACCCATGCAGCCCTCGCCCACGGCGACCGCGAGATCGTCTCTCGGCTGGTGGATGAGCCCATCTGGCGGTACGACTACGCCGGGCTCGCCAAACGCGCCGGCCAAGCCGCCAGCATGTTACGCAAGCTGGGGGTGAAGCCCGGCGACCTGGTGTCGTCGCTTGCCTGGAATACCCATCGCCACTTCGAGCTGTTCTTCGCCGTGCCCGGCATTGGCGCGGTGCTGCACACGGCCAATCCACGGCTGTCGGACGAGCAGATCATCTACACCCTGAACCACGCCGGCAGTGGCGTGCTTCTGTTCGACCGCAGCTTCCTGGCCTTGGTCGAGCGTGTGCGCCCGCACCTGGAAAAAGCCCACACCTTCATCATGTTGTCCGATGCCCAGCGCACCGAAGCAGGCGAGGTCGGCGCGCTGAGTTACGAAACGCTGATCGCGCAGGAACAGCCGGTCACCGACTGGCCGCAGTTCGACGAAAACGCCGGCGCGATGCTCTGCTACACCTCCGGCACCACCGGCAACCCGAAAGGCGTGGTCTACAGCCACCGCTCCGTCGTCCTGCACGCCATGGCGGCTGGCCTCACCGGCGCCTTCGGCTTCTCCGCATTCGACTGCATCATGCCTTGCTCGTCTCTCTACCACGCCACCGCCTGGGGCGTGCCCTTCACGGCCGCCATCAACGGCTGCAAGTTCGTGCTGCCGTGCGACAAGATGGACGGAGCCAGCCTGCAGGAGCTGATTCAGAACGAGGGCGTGACATTCTCCGGCGGCGTGCCGACCATCTGGACCATGTACCTCAATCATCTAGAGCGCACGGGCGAAGACACCGGCCAGCTCAAATGCCTGGTGATCGCCGGTTCGGCCGTCCCCCGTGCGCTGGCCGAGAAGTTCGAGACGCGTTATGGCGTCAGCGTTCGCCAGCTCTGGGGCATGACTGAAACCAGCCCCCTCGGCGTGGTCGCCACCCCGACGCCCAAGCTCGCGGCCATGGGCGAAGCAGCCACCAACGAAGCGATCTGGACCCGCCAGGGGCGCCTGCAATTCGGCATCGAACTGAAGATCGTCGATGAGGCGGGCAACGAATTGCCGCATGACGGCGTCACGTCCGGTGCGCTGCTTGTTCGTGGCCCTTGGACGGTCGAGCGCTATTTCCGCAGCGAAACCAGCGCACTGGATGCCGATGGCTGGTTCGACACCGGCGACATCGCCACCCTCGACCCCAATGGCTACATGCGCATCACCGACCGTAGCAAGGACGTGATCAAGTCCGGCGGTGAGTGGATCAGCTCCATCGATATCGAGAACATCGCCGTGGCCTGCCCGGGTGTACGCATCGCAGCGGTGGTCGGTGTGGCCCACGAGAAATGGGAAGAACGCCCGATCCTCATCATCGAACCCCACGACGAGGCCGACATCTGCATCGACACGGTACTCGCCTACTTGGAGCCGCAAATCGTCAAATGGTGGATGCCCGACGCCGTCATCATCGATACCGTCCCGCTGACCGCGACCGGCAAGATCGACAAGAAAACCCTGCGCGACCGCTACCGCGACCACTTGATAGAGCTGGAGGAAAACGCAGCTGACGCGGCGAGCCTTTAGCGCGGCAGAACCTGGGGGACGGGGCCGTCGCTACCGTAGGGTGGGCTTCAGCCCACCGATTTCACCCAGCCGAGCGAACGTAGCGGGCCGCGCCGTTTTGCGGATTCACCCAGTCATCTCCGGCGAGCCACCTGGCGACCCTTAGGGCGGGTTTCAGTCCACCTGCACGTACGGGCGCCATGGATCCCATCACCAACAGGAACGCGCCTTATGTCGACCGCCACCGCCACACCCCGCCAAGGCCCGCTGCTCGGCCTGCGCGTGCTGGAGTTCGCCAGTATCGGGCCCGGTCCACACTGCGCGATGCTACTGGCTGACCTTGGCGCCGAGGTGATGTGCATCGAGCGCGAGGGCGGCAATGGCTGGCCCAATCCGGTGGTTGATCGCGGCCGCAAGCGCCTCACGCTGGACATCCGCACCGACACCGGACGCGAACGCTGCCTGGCGCTGGCCGAAGGCGCGGATGTGCTGATCGAAGGCTTTCGGCCCGGCGTGATGGAACGCTTGGGGCTCGGACCTGAGCAGGTTCACGGGCGCAACCCGCGTTTGGTTTATGGCCGCATGACCGGTTGGGGCCAGACCGGACCGCTAGCCAAGCGTGCCGGCCACGATATCAACTATCTGGCGATCACCGGCGCACTGGCTGCGATCGGCAATCGCGAAGGCCCAGCGATTCCGCCACTCAACCTGGTTGGCGACTTCGGCGGCGGCTCGCTGTATCTGGCGTTCGGGATCATGGCCGCATTGTGGGAGCGCGAAAGGTCAGGCCAGGGTCAGGTGGTCGACGCCGCGATCGTTGATGGCGTGTCCTCGATGATGAGCTTCTTCGCGGGGCTCCTGCCCAGCGGCGCCATCTCCCTTGAACGCGACCGCAATCTGCTGTCGGGCGCCGCACCGCATTACCGCTGTTACACCTGCGCCGACGGCCGCGACATCGCCATCGGGCCGCTGGAACCTCAGTTCCTGACCGAACTGATGCAACACATCGAGGCGCCCGAATCCTTGCGCGAAGGCTGCAATGATCCGGCGCAATGGCCGGAGTTAAGCGAACAGCTCGCCGCGCTGTTCGCCAGCCGCAGCCGGGCAGACTGGTGCGCCGTACTCGAAGGGACCGACGCCTGCTTTGCCCCAGTGCTCACTCTGGAAGAAGCCGCGCAGCACCCGCACATGCAACAACGTGGCGTCTATCGCGACATCGACGGCGCCCTGCACGCCGCCCCAGCGCCACGCTTTTCACGGACGCCGGGGTCGATCAGAGATTCCGTCAAGGTGGTAGAAGGTTGGGATTGAGCGAATCCAAACGAGTGGCTTGCCCGAGCCGTTGCCAAAAAGCAGACATACCTCCTGGAGAGGACTGTCAGAAACTCTAGGCTGTATCAGATAATCGTGACGCCTCACACCGGCGCGACCATTGCCAAACGACGCGAGACACGCGGTCGGCAATTTCGGCAATCTCCGCTTCGGAGCAGATCAACGCCGGCAACAGGCGGATCGTTCTTTCCCGCGAGACGCTGATCAACAAGGCTTCATCCTTCAATGCGCAGGACAAAAGCTCGGTACAGGGGCGATCCAGTTCGACGCCTATCATCAAACCGAGTGCGCGAATCGCTGCGACGCCTTCACAACCTGCGAGCCCTCGTCGAAGGGCGCCTTCCAAGCGCTGCCCCATAACGCTCGCACGTTGAGGTACGCCATCTCGCTCCATCACATCGATGACGGTGCAGCCGATTCGACAGGCCATTGGATTACCGCCGAAGGTTGAGCCGTGGTGACCGGGCGAAAAAAGGTCCGCTGCGGCGCCTCTGGCTAAGCACGCACCGACGGGATAGCCGTTGCCGAGGCCCTTGGCCAAGGTGATCACGTCCGGCAACACTCCCGCATGCTGATACCCAAACCATGCACCCGTACGCCCTAAGCCGGTCTGCACCTCGTCGACCATGAACAACCAGTCGTTCGCTGTGCACAGATTGCGCAGCGACTGCATATATTCAATCGGCGCAATGCGTACGCCGCTCTCGCCTTGCACTGGCTCGACCAGCACCGCGACGATATTGGAGAACTGCGATGCAAGCGCCGTCACAGCGTCAATATCAGCGTATGGCACCCGCATGAAGCCCGGCATAAGCGGCTCGAAGCCCCGATGCACGCTTGGGTTGCCGGTTGCGGCGAGCGTTGCGAGCGTGCGGCCATGAAAACTGTTTTCCATTACCGCCACGACCGGATGGGTTATGCCACGGCGGGTTGCGTGCAGGCGTGCCAGCTTCAGCGCCGTCTCGTTTGCCTCAGCTCCCGAATTGCAGAAAAACGCTCGACGCATCCCGGATATCGCACAAAGCCGCGTACCGAGTGAGTCCTGCCACTCGATGCCGAAAAGATTCGAGGTATGCATCAAGCGGCCCGCCTGATCGGCAATGGCTGCGGTTATTTCAGGGTGAGAGTGGCCGAGATTGGTTACGGCTACTCCCGCAATCGCATCGAGATATTCGCGCCCTTGAGCGTCCCAGAGCCGTGCCCCCTGCCCTCGGGTGAAGTAAACCGGCTGTCTGGCATAGGCATGCATCAGGTGTGAATTTTGATCGTCCATGAATCCTCACTTCACCGGAGCTAGAAGCGAAGGACGCGGCGTTACTGACCGGAAGCTATGCTCCGTTCCCAGTACTCGAATCCCGCCGGGCCCAACCTCCAGGTAGCGCCGCTCGCCTTCGGACACCTGCATCTCGATGCTATAGCCTTCAGCTGCAGGCAGACGTTGAGCGATGTCATGTACGGCCGCTAAGGCCCATGGCGTATCGGATTCAAAATGACCAAGGTGCTTTTGGTCACGATGAATGTTCAGACGATAGATGGGCATGACGGTAATCCCTTGGCGCTGAGAGAGAATTCGGCCTCTGGTAAGCGCAGCTCGGCCGAGTTGCTTTGAAGCGTGAGAGCAAGAGAAGCAATTACCTGGCGGCTGGCAAACTCAACGGCTTTGGTAAGCTCCACTCCCTTCAACAGTGAGGCGGCCAGAGCCGCACTGAAAAAATCACCTGTGCCTTTGGGCGACACGTTGACGCGCTCGTGCTCAATCACCTGCGCGTGTTTTTTCGTCACCACCACCACGTACATTCGCTCGCCTGGCCACTCGTGTTGAGCTGCACTGGTAACAACGACCCATTGGGTGCGCCCGGTGAGCAGGCAGCGTGCGGCGTCGATAACCTGCTCAACAGTGTCAACACAGCGGCCGGAAAGACGAGCCAGCTCGAACGCGTTTGGCGTGATGCCATGGGCGAACCGGAGCAAATGAGTCTGGAAGGCACCCACCATTGCAGGCTCTACATACATGCCACAGTCATCATCACCCAGCACAGGGTCCAGCTGAACGCGTATGTCCGGGTACTTCTCCAGCACCGTGCCCAGCCAACGGGCAAGTACCGCCGCCTGCGTTGTGTTGCCGAGGTAACCCACAAGCACAGTTTTTACCGAACGCAAAACCTCTCGGGCCTCCAGATCTTTCAGGTAACCGGCGAACCAGCTGATCGGAAGCGCACCTCCATGACAGGTGGCGTAGTGAGGAGTATTGCTGAGCAAGACGGTGGGTATGGCGCCGACAGAAAAGCCACTGGCATGCAGCACAGGCACGGCGATGCTGTTACCAACGCACCCGTAGACTACCTGCGATTGAATCGAAATCACGTCTATTGGAAGCGGTTGTTTAATCGAAACGGCGCAATCATTTCCGACGGTCATTAGCACTTCCTCTCCGCTGACGCTGCTTTTGGCAAAAAAGCACCCAGCGGGGTAACAATCGACTTCAAACAAGTTGGCTACATCAGGCATCAGTGTAAAGTTGTCCTGTGTCTAAGTAAACATTGGCATAGGACAAAAAAGACGTTATGAACAAGACATCGGCTGACATTTTCGAAACGATCAGATCAAGGGTGCGGACGCAACAGTTGAGCCCAGGTCAAATGCTCCCACCAGTGCGCCAACTGGCGCAGGAGCTGGGGGTTAATCGCAATACTGTCGCGGCTGCTTACAAGCGCTTGGTTGCTGCAGGCATTGCTGAGACCAGAGGACGCCACGGGACTGTGATCTGCCAAACCGCTGCGCCCGGCGAGCAAGAGGGTGGCATTGGTCATTCGCGACTGTTCGAATTGTCGAGCGGCAACCCGAATCCGATGTGGTTGCCCGACCCGGCCCTCGCACTGACACAGCAACAACCGCGCCTGCGGCTCTATGGTGACGAGCCGGTTGACCCGGGCTTTCACGACGTGGCCTGTCGATGGCTGACCGACGATTGCCCCTCGCCTCCGGAGATTGACCTGGCCCACGGGGCCGTGGACGCTGTCGAACGTCTGCTGGCGGCCTATCTTGTTGCAGGTGACAAGGTTGCCGTCGAGAGCCCTTGCTTCATCAGTAGCATCAACACGCTGCGCATCGCCGGCTTGCAGGCGGTTGGCGTCCCTGTCGACGAGCACGGGATGCAAGCTGCCCCGCTGGAGGCTGCTTTAGCGAAGGGCGTGCAGGCGGTGCTGATCACCCCTCGCGCTCACAACCCCACCGGCGCGAGCGTGAGCGCCGAGCGGGCTGCACAGATCCGCGCCGTGCTTGACCGATACCCGCAGGTTCTAGTGCTCGTCGATGATCACTTCGCATTGCTATCCGACGCGAAGTTCCATCAAGTCATCCCTCCCTCCAGCCGGCGTTGGGCGCTGATCCGCTCTGTATCCAAAGCGCTAGGGCCTGATCTCCGGCTCGCTGTCGTCGGCAGCGACCGGGAAACATCGTTGCGGCTTCGGTTACGACTGGCTTCAGGCACCACCTGGGTAAGCCATCTTCTGCAGGATATTGCGCATACGTGCCTGACTTCGTCTCAGGTCGGAGAGCAGATCGAGCGGGCTCGAGCGGATTACACGCGACGCAGAGATCTTCTGATCGGTGCGCTGAGTAGCCATAAAATCCAGGCCCTGCAGCCATGTGACGGGCTCAATGTTTGGGTGCCGATCGACCAAGACGTCGAGCCAGTCATTCTGCATCTGGCCCAGCGGGGCTGGGTCGTGCGCAGCGGCACGGGCTTCACGGTTCAAGAGCCGGTGCGTGGCATCCGTATAACCATCTCGATGATGGACGCGGACCAGGCCGCCCGCTTCGCCGAAGATCTAAGTCTCTGTATCCACTGACTCGGCTCCCCGAGCGGTTACTGCCCCTGCTCAGTTCACCGTGCGACGACGCTGCTGCAACGCGTGCGCAACATCGCGTGCCAATGCCGGCACGCTGATAGGGTTCAGGTTACCGATACTGATCCTTACGGCCGCCGGGCTTTCTAGCCTGAACGGCGATCCCGCCTGGATGGCCCACCCCAGCGATGCCAGCGTCTGCACGACGGAGGTTTCGTCCGAGACAGGCAGCCACACGTGCAAGCCCTCCCCCTGAGTAGGCACAGCGACGCCTAAATCTCTGAGCCCCTGAATCAGCGCCGAACGCCTCCCCAAGTACTCTGCCCCCACCGCCGATAGGCGACTACTATCGATCATCTTTTGCCACAGGTGCCCTGCAAGCCTTTGCAGCAACAGGCTGACCCAGCGGGGGCCAAGCGTCTGCTGCTGATGCATGCTCTTGAGCACGCTGGGACTGCCAGTTACCACCGAAACGCGCAGGTCAGGCCCCAGGAACTTGCTGACCGACACCACGTAGAGCCAACTGAGAGGTTCGCGAGTGAAACTCAAGGGTTTGGCAGCACTGAGCGGCCCCCAGTGATCATCAAGAATCAGCAGCGTATCGGGTGCGTCTGCAAGCTTGTCGAGCCATTCTTTCCACCGGCGCTCGCTTATGCAAAACCCGGTGGGGTTGTGGGCACGCGGGGTCAGAATGACGGCGGCGGCCGAGCGAAGGACTTCGGCAGATGGAACCAACGCGCCTTCCTCGTCCACCGGAACGGGAACGGCCTTGAGTCGCAGGCTTGCCAATAACGCGAGCGCCGGCGGCCAGCACGGATCTTCCACGATCACTTTGTTGCCGGGCCGGCAACGTAGGCGGAGCGCACGCTCCACGGCATCGAGGGCTCCCGAATAAATACCCAGCTGCTGGCAAGGGATTCGCTGGTCAGCCAGCCACCGGCCTGCGACATCGAGCAGCTGCGGGTCATTACTTTGCACGTCGTAGCCGGACTGACTCTCTGTAAGCCAGCCAGCATCAATCGCTGGGAGCGTGGCTCCATCGATATTTCCAGAGGCCATGTCTCTCAAACCCTCCGGAATAGTGGTCCGGTTTTCGGCCATGGGCATCTCACCCGCCACACGTGTTCCACGCCGTCCGTCGGTAACTATCAAGGCCGCATCACGCAGCAGCTTATAGGCCGCCGCCACTGTGTTTGGGCTGACTTGAAGCTGCTGCGCGAGTGATCTGACGGCAGGCAGTAAGGCGCCATCCCGGTAAAAACCCGAACGAATTTGTTGCTCGATCGACTCAGCGATCTCGACAGCGGTCGATCCGCTAGCTATTGTATTCATACATTCAGTATATTGTATTGGTACATAAATGAAAGCCGCCCTTGTTATTCGCTTTCTCGCTTTTGAAGATCTCGGCTCGCTGCAGCAGATTCTTGATGATCGGGGATACCAGATCGAGACACTGGACGCGAACCTCGACTCGTTTGCCGGCCTCGATCCGACGATCCCTGACCTGGTCATTGTTCTCGGCGGCCCAATAGGGGCTTTCGACGAAGCGAAGTACCCATTCCTGAAGCCCGTCCTCTCATTCGTCGAACAACGCCTCCAGTGCGGTAAGAAAATACTGGGAGTTTGCCTTGGCGCTCAGCTGATAGCACGGGCGCTGGGCAGCAACGTTGGTCCAATGGAAAAGAAAGAGATCGGTTTTGCGCCAATATCGCTCACGGACGAGGGCCTGCAGTCCTGCCTGGAGTCCTTGAGTAGCGGCGTGCCGGTACTGCACTGGCATGGCGATCAGTTCGAAGT encodes:
- a CDS encoding long-chain fatty acid--CoA ligase (activates fatty acids by binding to coenzyme A), with product MQQTPLMISGILTHAALAHGDREIVSRLVDEPIWRYDYAGLAKRAGQAASMLRKLGVKPGDLVSSLAWNTHRHFELFFAVPGIGAVLHTANPRLSDEQIIYTLNHAGSGVLLFDRSFLALVERVRPHLEKAHTFIMLSDAQRTEAGEVGALSYETLIAQEQPVTDWPQFDENAGAMLCYTSGTTGNPKGVVYSHRSVVLHAMAAGLTGAFGFSAFDCIMPCSSLYHATAWGVPFTAAINGCKFVLPCDKMDGASLQELIQNEGVTFSGGVPTIWTMYLNHLERTGEDTGQLKCLVIAGSAVPRALAEKFETRYGVSVRQLWGMTETSPLGVVATPTPKLAAMGEAATNEAIWTRQGRLQFGIELKIVDEAGNELPHDGVTSGALLVRGPWTVERYFRSETSALDADGWFDTGDIATLDPNGYMRITDRSKDVIKSGGEWISSIDIENIAVACPGVRIAAVVGVAHEKWEERPILIIEPHDEADICIDTVLAYLEPQIVKWWMPDAVIIDTVPLTATGKIDKKTLRDRYRDHLIELEENAADAASL
- a CDS encoding carnitine dehydratase, translating into MSTATATPRQGPLLGLRVLEFASIGPGPHCAMLLADLGAEVMCIEREGGNGWPNPVVDRGRKRLTLDIRTDTGRERCLALAEGADVLIEGFRPGVMERLGLGPEQVHGRNPRLVYGRMTGWGQTGPLAKRAGHDINYLAITGALAAIGNREGPAIPPLNLVGDFGGGSLYLAFGIMAALWERERSGQGQVVDAAIVDGVSSMMSFFAGLLPSGAISLERDRNLLSGAAPHYRCYTCADGRDIAIGPLEPQFLTELMQHIEAPESLREGCNDPAQWPELSEQLAALFASRSRADWCAVLEGTDACFAPVLTLEEAAQHPHMQQRGVYRDIDGALHAAPAPRFSRTPGSIRDSVKVVEGWD
- a CDS encoding aspartate aminotransferase family protein, giving the protein MDDQNSHLMHAYARQPVYFTRGQGARLWDAQGREYLDAIAGVAVTNLGHSHPEITAAIADQAGRLMHTSNLFGIEWQDSLGTRLCAISGMRRAFFCNSGAEANETALKLARLHATRRGITHPVVAVMENSFHGRTLATLAATGNPSVHRGFEPLMPGFMRVPYADIDAVTALASQFSNIVAVLVEPVQGESGVRIAPIEYMQSLRNLCTANDWLFMVDEVQTGLGRTGAWFGYQHAGVLPDVITLAKGLGNGYPVGACLARGAAADLFSPGHHGSTFGGNPMACRIGCTVIDVMERDGVPQRASVMGQRLEGALRRGLAGCEGVAAIRALGLMIGVELDRPCTELLSCALKDEALLISVSRERTIRLLPALICSEAEIAEIADRVSRVVWQWSRRCEASRLSDTA
- a CDS encoding cytoplasmic protein — protein: MPIYRLNIHRDQKHLGHFESDTPWALAAVHDIAQRLPAAEGYSIEMQVSEGERRYLEVGPGGIRVLGTEHSFRSVTPRPSLLAPVK
- the pdxK gene encoding bifunctional pyridoxal kinase/hydroxymethylpyrimidine kinase (catalyzes the formation of pyridoxal 5'-phosphate from pyridoxal); this translates as MTVGNDCAVSIKQPLPIDVISIQSQVVYGCVGNSIAVPVLHASGFSVGAIPTVLLSNTPHYATCHGGALPISWFAGYLKDLEAREVLRSVKTVLVGYLGNTTQAAVLARWLGTVLEKYPDIRVQLDPVLGDDDCGMYVEPAMVGAFQTHLLRFAHGITPNAFELARLSGRCVDTVEQVIDAARCLLTGRTQWVVVTSAAQHEWPGERMYVVVVTKKHAQVIEHERVNVSPKGTGDFFSAALAASLLKGVELTKAVEFASRQVIASLALTLQSNSAELRLPEAEFSLSAKGLPSCPSIV
- a CDS encoding transcriptional regulator PtsJ, which translates into the protein MNKTSADIFETIRSRVRTQQLSPGQMLPPVRQLAQELGVNRNTVAAAYKRLVAAGIAETRGRHGTVICQTAAPGEQEGGIGHSRLFELSSGNPNPMWLPDPALALTQQQPRLRLYGDEPVDPGFHDVACRWLTDDCPSPPEIDLAHGAVDAVERLLAAYLVAGDKVAVESPCFISSINTLRIAGLQAVGVPVDEHGMQAAPLEAALAKGVQAVLITPRAHNPTGASVSAERAAQIRAVLDRYPQVLVLVDDHFALLSDAKFHQVIPPSSRRWALIRSVSKALGPDLRLAVVGSDRETSLRLRLRLASGTTWVSHLLQDIAHTCLTSSQVGEQIERARADYTRRRDLLIGALSSHKIQALQPCDGLNVWVPIDQDVEPVILHLAQRGWVVRSGTGFTVQEPVRGIRITISMMDADQAARFAEDLSLCIH
- a CDS encoding GntR family transcriptional regulator, producing MNTIASGSTAVEIAESIEQQIRSGFYRDGALLPAVRSLAQQLQVSPNTVAAAYKLLRDAALIVTDGRRGTRVAGEMPMAENRTTIPEGLRDMASGNIDGATLPAIDAGWLTESQSGYDVQSNDPQLLDVAGRWLADQRIPCQQLGIYSGALDAVERALRLRCRPGNKVIVEDPCWPPALALLASLRLKAVPVPVDEEGALVPSAEVLRSAAAVILTPRAHNPTGFCISERRWKEWLDKLADAPDTLLILDDHWGPLSAAKPLSFTREPLSWLYVVSVSKFLGPDLRVSVVTGSPSVLKSMHQQQTLGPRWVSLLLQRLAGHLWQKMIDSSRLSAVGAEYLGRRSALIQGLRDLGVAVPTQGEGLHVWLPVSDETSVVQTLASLGWAIQAGSPFRLESPAAVRISIGNLNPISVPALARDVAHALQQRRRTVN
- a CDS encoding glutamine amidotransferase, with protein sequence MKAALVIRFLAFEDLGSLQQILDDRGYQIETLDANLDSFAGLDPTIPDLVIVLGGPIGAFDEAKYPFLKPVLSFVEQRLQCGKKILGVCLGAQLIARALGSNVGPMEKKEIGFAPISLTDEGLQSCLESLSSGVPVLHWHGDQFEVPAGATRLAATDTCPNQAFSVGNSVLALQFHLEANPRRIEHWLVGHAGELDSIKLDPRVIRDQAQACTDELLAAAQTVFASWLDRN